In the genome of Piliocolobus tephrosceles isolate RC106 chromosome 20, ASM277652v3, whole genome shotgun sequence, one region contains:
- the LOC111546412 gene encoding protein PET117 homolog, mitochondrial, translating to MSRSSKVVLGLSVLLTAATVAGVHVKQQWDQQRLRDGVIRDIERQIRKKENIRLLGEQIILTEQLEAEREKMLLAKGSQKS from the exons ATGTCGAGGAGCTCGAAGGTGGTGTTGGGCCTCTCGGTGCTGCTGACGGCGGCCACAGTGGCCGGCGTACATGTGAAGCAGCAGTGGGACCAGCAG AGGCTTCGTGACGGAGTTATCAGAGACATTGAGAGGCAAATtcggaaaaaagaaaacattcgtCTTTTGGGAGAACAGATTATTTTGACTGAGCAACTtgaagcagaaagagagaagatgtTATTGGCAAAAGGATCTCAAAAATCATGA